AACAACGGAGCCTAGTGCGAGGCAATGGTTGTTTCCAATGATTGAGAGTTTGAGACACTATCAAATGGATCCTTCGTCAGGCTCTCGGTGACACTATGGGCTATTTGGTGGGCAAAACGACAGATTATCCACGAGGAAGTTTATCAACACCCTTCGGCCACACTTTTTCATCAACTGGTTCATAGCAGACCTCAAGTTAATCTTGCAAAAGGTGGTAAGAAACCCAGTTACACTTAGGGTCGCTGCTGCTGAAAGACCAAAGGCACCTCCGCCAGGATATGCGAAGATCCATGCAAACGCCAATCTAGCTCGCAATGGCATAGCGCGCTCTGCAGCAGCAATGTCAGGgatgcaactggcattttccttggCTGTTCGGCCCTTACCATCCATGGAATTAACAAGGTTGCAGCGCCGGAAGCGATAACCTGTCGTGAACCCTTGTGCCTCGCCAATGATGCTGCTTCAAAATTTCATTGTTGCATAGTACTCAAAGATGGACATATCATTAAGGAAATATAGCACCAAGCAACAAACTACAACTATATATTCAACTTTGAAGGGCGAGCTGTGAACACAAATGTAGATAGTTTAGCTAAATTTGCGAATTCTTTGGAGAGGGGCGCCATGTTTGGTTCACCCTCCACGATCGAATTTGTATTCCTCTCGATGCTACTTTTGATCAATACAATTTAGCTTATACCCCCTAAAAAAACCTAGTGCTACAGTAGTCATATCCCTCGATCGTGGTCGATATGTGTGGCTATTACAGCCGTGGGACACTGCCATTGTACATTTGAGCATTATACTCCCTCCGGAGGGAGTAGTTAATAAAGAGACCAAGTTCCCTCAAAAAGAAATTTCAGAACCATACATGACTGAAACTCACGATTACATGAGAAATGCTAACTTGATACCGCAACAAGAGCAACCAGCAGGAATAGTAAGCATCAACGGTTATGAACATACACGCAGCACATTGCCCAACTGATCCAAAGGATGACTGGGTCGGTGATGGAAATTCACGTGTGCGTGTTAACAGCTAGGCAGACAAGCGAAAATAGAGCTAGCTCAATTTACAATACGACTACTCAGTTATCAAGAGTTCCAAGAccagaatttcaaaaaaaaaaaaagagttccAAGACCAAGACCGTGCAAAGCTTCGCAAAATATCACCAACCATTACAAGCAGTAACGACAGCCTTCATGTTAACTGCTGCAACACCAACGGTCGGATATTGGGAAGAGAATCCGCTGGCCATGCCGGTTGTGCCTGAATAAGAGATGAGCAAGGCACCAACATACCGGGCACGAGCAGCAGGTTTGAGTCCCCTACCGTCTCCAATTTCGCCTGCGGCGTGCTGCGAGCTTGGCTGCCACCTCCTCCTCCGATAAGGGCAAGTAGTAGATCATCGGAGAGGCCTGTGTCCTCCTGAAGAGATCATCAAGTGTCTTGATAGTTGTTTCCGGTTGCTTTGGAGAAGGTGGAAGCACCTCCCTTTCCGACCTGGGGTTAGATGTGGTATACAACTTTGTATGAGGCTGTGGAGTAGGTGACAGACCCCATGCGGCACCAGCGCCACGGTGAAGCATGGTTTGGTTAGCCTCCGCTTGTTGGATGGCTGCTGCATTTGGCGTTGTATCCTTGCCGAGGCTGGTAGGCAGTGGCAGTGGGGGAGGGTGTTCGATTTTAAGCTTCACCTCAAGTGGATCAACAAATTCGGCAGCTAAGTAACTGCCATTGTTTAGGGGCCATTGGAGGTTGTAAACAGCATTCCTGGTAGCGATAGCTTCATCCACTGAAGAGTACTGTGTATCAGAAATAGGACAAGCAGGCAAGTCAACACCATGACGTTATCAAATAATGCATCACGAGATTCTTTGAACCAATAATAAGGCACGACAATGCTAACATCTCAGGTTTGCATCCTTCATACAGAGGAATACCAAGAACAAAAATTAACCCCTACCAGGGCCACGTAAAAAAGCACCAGAATATTTGTTAGCAACGACAGGCTAAAGCACAAACTATTGTTGTTAACATTTAGCAAATTTTAGCTGTAACACATGAAAGGCAAAACTTGGGAAGGCCTGAAAAGGTCATAGAAGGCGCAAACAAATGCTGAAATGCACCTCTAACAATATTCCGCACAGGTAAAATAAGACAATGAAGTTAGCGACATACTGTAACATAGCAGTGGGTCTTGATATCATCCATCCAGAAGCTGCAAACAGATCCAGTTCTACCAAGAAGCTCTTGCACAGCTTTCAAAGTAAATGGGCGCACAAATCGGTCAACTCTCAAGGAAGTTGTTGCAGGCTTCTGAGGAAGTGGCACTGAACAATGAATACAGAAGGGGAAAAATTAGATATGATGTACAGTGCAATAGTGAATCTACTTTACTAAAAGAGCCGAGAAACCTCACCTATCCGCTCTTTGTGAGAACCTCCACTTGCTGTTGAATTAGACCTGCCAACAAAATGTTTTAGAGCAGGCCGAACCACAACCTTTGGAGAATCAGAGCTACTTAGTTTGGATGTTTGTTGCTTAGGAATTTTGAGAGTATCCACATGGCGCTGACGTTTGATGGGCTCATCCGCGACAACTTCTTGGTCTGCATTTAACAGTGAGTTAGAACAAAAACATGACATGATTTCTCCATTTAAACTATTGATAAATTGTTACCAAATTTATTTGAGGAATGTACAATGTGAAAACAAAGGCCACAAATCTTACTAAAGGACTGCAAAAAAAAATTGTCCTATTTCCCAAaaccgtacaagagcagaatatatgAGGTACAACTGTTTCATGCAAGATTTACCAAAGACAGAAAATCCACAATGACAAAGATTACGCAATGCGGACAATGAACTTTACACATGCACACACATACTGATACATAAAAAAATGCCACAGAAAATGATATACTTTAATGAAGAAAACAAAAACGCTCAAGATATTCATATAGGAAAGGTATACAAGAAATGATCCAACACTGTATGCGTAGGGGGGTGAAGACAAACCTTCAAGTTTCCTCTTTTCAGATGAAGTTACTAGCTTCTCTTCATGAACAATATCCATTGTCTCCACAGATGAATCATTGGCAACAGTATTAAAGAGGATCACCTCTTTTACCTCTTCATGGTCTGAGGTAACCGCAGTCTTTCCTCCAAGATCATCAGATCTGATAATGGTATCAACATGCTTACTTTCCATCACATCCTCCTCTATCGAGCTCCTGTCTAAATTTAGTTTTTCAGGAAAAGCGCCATCAGGACTGTCCTCTTTCTTGTCCAAGATCATATTGGATTTAGATTCTATTTCTTGCAATGGGGTCCCGTTCTTAGACAACTCTTTGTCATCGTCCAATGCCTGCAAATCATCACCTACGGAGGGAATGTTGCATGGTGGTTTGACCATATCCCTCTTAACCTCTATTTCCAAATCAGAATTGTCAGCATTCAGGTCACCTTTTACATTAGTTGATATATTGTCATGCGGAATCGGAACACACTTGATTTGAGAACCTAGAACAGGATTGACCTCAGTTACCTGGTCATTTGTCCCTGCCACGGTTGGTTTGCAGGTACTGTTTGTGCGCCCAGAATCTTCGAGGTCCTTGCCATTCATCAAAGCATTATCACTCAAATCTATCACAGGAATCAGGGTCTCAGCATTTTGTCCTGGTGCAGCTGCAACAGCATCAACATCCAATGGATCAACATGTGACGCACTAGCATCTGGAGGTGATGATACTGCATCTTGCTCTACAATATCAGCATCTAACTTGTCTTTAGCAGAAGTTGCATCTAACTTGACATCAGTACTGGCAACATCACATGGTAGATAATTAGCAATCACTTTCTTGATGGTGCCTTCTTCTGGAGCCTTCTCTGCAATAATCTCACTATGACGATCAGCTTGTGGAGATGCTTCCTTCACTATATTACTGCCACTTGGAGCTGATTCTAGGTGATCTCCGTTGGTTGCCACTGCGTCACTTGGAGAAATTTCATCAGCTTTTGCCATATCAACAAGAGGAGCATCACTAACTTCAGTAGCAGCAACAAGAGTTGTCTGACTAACTTCTTCGTTACTAACTACAGCATCCTGACTAACTTCTGTAGTAGCATCGGCACTTTTCTCACTAGCCTCTGCAACAAGAGTTGTCTGACTATCTTCTTCGGTACTAACTACAGCATTCTGACTAACTTCTGTAGTAGCATCGGCACTTTTCTCACTAACCTCCGCAACAAGAGTTGTCTGACTAACTTCTTCGGTACTAACTAGAGCATCCTGAATAACCTCTGTAGTAGCATCGGCACCTTTCTCACTAGCCTCTGTAACAGAACCAACAGGATATCCTTCCAGGGTTGCAACCTGAGAAGGACCTTCATCAACATTTTGTTCCACCGCAGCCTGGCAAACAGATGCATCAGCCGAACCAGGGGTTTCGTCCTCTTTGAGATCATCATCGGGAGGAGATCCACCAACTGGCCCTTCTCCACCAAGTATATCACCCTGAAGTTCCTCAAAGAGCCTTTTCACAAGATCATCCTTCAAGCCATCGGTAGGTAAGTTCCTCCTAGAGAGCTCATCCTTCAGTTCTGCAAAGTTCCACTGATCAATTGGCTGGTCATTCAGCACAGGATACGTCGTCATTGTGGCTGGAAAAATCCTGCAGTCTCATGAAATCAGCTACACCATTAAACATGAATTTTTACCAGCATCACGAAACAAAAATGTAAACAAATTTCAATTTATCAAGTGAAACTGCTTCCTTCTTAAGTTGCAGTTACCAAATTATGCAAACTGTCAGAAGACATGAATGCATATGTTTTTGCATTTTAGGGAGTAGGAACTCTGATAGAATAGCAGTTTACATGCTAAACAAAGATATTCTTCAGAGACATATAGCTACCAGACGATTGGTGGGTAAAATTATAGTCAGGTGAAGTGCTCCATGTAGAAACAAAAGGTTTCACACTGTGCATCTGTGTGATAAGTCATAAGTGTGAAAAACTGTCAATTGCAGTCCTCAAAACTGAAAATTCTGGATAGGTCATTCATGCACCATAAAACAAAATTGCATAGGCCATTCATGCACACAGCCGGCATACCGAAACCACAGAATTTATTTACTCCAGAGCATACCGAAACCCCAAAAAACACCCGAACCGAAAAACGACAATGGCCACTATAATTTCCTCTCACCGAACAGACCTACGCCTAAACCCTTCATAAACCCCCCTCAAATCCAGCGTGCTAATGCCTAACCATCTGAGCAATGTCCAAATCGCACGGGCGCATCAAAACCCTAGGAGGCGTGGACGGGCGCGTGAGCTCACCTCGCGACGGCCGCGCAGCGAGATCCCCAAACGGTGCCGGCCGCAGATCGCCCTTCAGCGAGCCTCGAAATTCAGAAACCTGCAGGCATGCAGGCGCACCAGATCAAAAACCCAAGCCACAAAACCCTACTGGAATTTTGCAGAGCACGCGACGGGACGGCGACTGCACGGACCGGCCGCCGCGGACCCGCGGAGACCGCGCGCCCCCCGGAAGGAAACAACCCAAAAAAAAGGAGCGCCGAAAACCTCGCAAAAAAAGTCCCAAAAAACCGCAGCAAAAGGGAGCGGGCGGGAGAATCTAGCAGACTACGACTCcatgggagggggaggaggaggcggggcgagGAATCGAGTTTCGCGTGATCGGGACCCGTGATTCTACCCGCCGCGGCGCCGATTCGACGAGGGCTTTGCTTTTGCCCCGTCGCGCCGCGGCCAGCGAGGAGACGGAAGAGAATGGTGTTGGCGCTGCAGAGTGTCTCCTTGCTGTTGGTGGGGTCATATGGTCAGCTGCTATCCGGGAAGAGCAGCGGCCAGCGGATGCTCGATGGTCGCTGACAAGTGGGGTTGCGAATGGGTGAAAACGCCTCTCACATCCTTTACAAAAATACGCTTTCGTTGTGAATGGACGAACTTTTCCTTTAcgttttcgtgatctatctataATGCTCTCGTGGAAGAGGCAAAACCCTACCGCCCACCCCGCGATTCCCGAAATTTACCGAAATGCCACTCTTCTCCTCTAAATTCGCACCGCTGAtcccccgcctccgccgcctctccaCGGCGGCGGCGACCGCCGGCGGCGAGGACCCGAAGCTGTCGCGCATCGCGGACGAGCTCCTGGCGCTCTCCTCGGCCGAGCTGGATGACTACTCGGCCCTCATGCGCCTCAAGCTACGCCTCTCGCTCACCTCCAACCCAGCTGCCGGATTAGGTCCTGGCACGGCCGGGGACGCGGCCTCCGGGTCGGCGGGGGCCGAGGAGGCCGCGGCGGTGAAGACGGCGTTCGACGTCAAGATCGAGAAGTACGACGCGGCGGCCAAGATCAAGATCATCAAGGAGGTGCGCGCGATGACGGACCTGGGGCTCAAGGAGGCCAAGGAGCTGGTGGAGAAGGCGCCGGTCGTCGTGCGCGCGGGCCTGCccaaggaggaggccgaggcgctcGCCGCCAAGCTCAAGGCCGCCGGAGCTGCCGTTGCGCTCGAGTGATCCAGAGCCGTAAGGTGTCCCCATTTTCGATTCCTACCGTTCCTAGAGGATGCAACTCTTATGTGTGCGTTAATTTGTTTTGAATTGGAGTTTGTTGGGATTGGAGCAATTAGGTAGGGGTATAAGAAGATGTAGGGTTTGCTTGCATTGTTGTAGCTTATGACTAGCCTCCAAGCATAATCACTGATATATCTTCCTGGATCACGCAATAAGGTGTTGGTGTGGTGTGCTCTATCCTACTGGTCTGGATTAAACATTTCAATAGCTACATTGGCTAGTGTGAAAGTATACAAAGATGCTGGCATTACTGTAGCTGGGATGCCATTCTTGTTGGCATTACTGTAACTGGGATGTCATTCTTGTTGCCATTACCGTAGCTGGGATGCCATTCTTGTTGGCATTACTGTATCTGGTGGTTAGAATATGCTAGTTTCAGTTATTTGTTGATCTGGAATGATGCCAATATGAGATGGCATCGATTCTATGTCGAAGTACATGAAACATTATCATGAGCACATTGGTGAGGACGAAGCATAGATTCGTCTGGATGGACAAGATGTGCTCACTTGCTTGAAATTGATGTTTGTGAAGGTGAAGTTCATATACTTTGCATGATTATTTTCCCATGAAACTGAGATGTGTTGTTTGTTTAACGGATGGGCTTTGATTGGAGATGGAGGTATGGGTAGCGAAGTTTTGTAGTAGCGCACTTGAATCTAAGACATCTGATGCCATGGCCAGTATCTGAAATTTAGCATTTGTGAACTGTTTGAATAATCAGTCCAAAGACCCATGGCTTATATGACGGTTCTACTGTGACACAATaaagcaagagattgtaatcatGAAGATGATATATAATTGATAAAGGTCTTGTTGACCACTTATTTTGATCTTGAAATGTTTATCCCTTTATATGTGTTTGCCACTTTATAGGTGTTGACGCGCTATAGAGTATCGGCGTGGAAGAAGTTAAAGATCGAATGCTAAGTCATTAGCCGTTGTCTTATTGAATTAACCTGAAAGGCAAGGGATTTAGTAGTTAGTAATGGCTAACTGAAAATGTTTCCCTAGAATGTAGATATATGAAGTTTTCCTTCGTAAGAGTTTGGTTGTGTTCTTATTCTGCTACAAGGCAAGTATTTGAAGCATCTGCATCATTTTGGTGCAGGATGATACACTGTCAGGTCTAGAAGCTGGTATGCGGACCATATTTCATGGTGTATGTATCAGCATATCAGGGAGCTTATACAAAGCAAAATAGTTGATACCTTCAAGCATTCACTAGTTGAACCTTCAAATCTGATTTTCTTACAGTTGGTTTCGTAGAAACGAACATAGTTTTTGTGTGTCGTTATCTAGGGAAATCAAGTTTCTTGAATAAGTTGTATGAACATGGAGAACCAAACCTTGTGCCATTTCTTGTAAATCCCATAGTGTGCTTTATAAAAGCTCGAAATTAAGAATGTTGAATGAGATTAGGCCTTCTGCTGTTCAAACGTTCTATTGGTAGAATGGTTATTTCAATGGCATGTCTATGCTCAAAGTAGGGGCCTGGTGGGTGATTATTTAAGCTACATGGTCTTGGAAATTAgcaaaaaaattgcatgttttagACCACTTAGCATTGACATGGCCTTGTAAGAGTTTTAGTTGTATTATTATTCTGCTACAAGGTGAGTATTTTAAGTATTTGCATCATTTTGATGCTGGATGATAACTATTGGGTCTAGAAGCTAGACAGCCTATCaggtttttttttacaaaacaaaAGAATTCGTAGATTCAGCCGTCCACTAGTTCAATCTTCAAAGGTGATTTTGTTACAGTTGATTCCATAGACACGGACATACTTTTTGTATGTCGATATGTATGGGAATCAACTGTCGACTAACTTGTATGAACAGCATGGAGAACTAGGCCTTGTGGCATGTTTTGTAAATTCATAGTGTGCTTTATGAAACCTCTAAATTAAGAGCGTTTAATGAGATTAGAATTTTTGCTGTTCAAACTTCTTATATTACTACAATGATTATCTCAGTGGCATATCATTGCTTATGCTTAAGTAGGGGCTAGTGTGTGGGTACTTTTAAGTTACATAATCTCGGCAGCAAAAATTGAGCTGCCAATCTGTTGATGTAAAGTAATTTCTGGATGTCAAACCTTGGAAATTAGCAAAAGTTTGCTTGTCTTAGATCACTTAGCATCAACATTATCATGTGAGCATGGCGCTAAGCCCAAAGGTTTGCTATGTTAATCCTGAGAGCGTGTGTGCCAGCTATGTTTGATCCATGACACCGGCTTTTACAAGCTAATCTGCCGTCGTTTGAGGTCTCCTTTCACTGGGAATCTATTAAAACTGGTCAGCTATTTTTGCAGCATTGTGCTTTTGCTCCTTTTCACTGAGAATCTATTGAAACTGGTTAGACATTGTGCTTTTATCATGTTAGGTAATATTGCCTACCTGTAGCTGTTCATCTGTGTTGGATTTTTTTTGCCAGTTTGGAATGAAAAATCTCTAGGTGGCTAGTTTTTTAGTTGGTGCTGCTGTACTTGATTTTCTCTTTTCGTGGTGCTGCTGTACTTGATTTTCTCTTTTCGTGGTGCTGCCTGCGGCTCCTATTCTCTATACTGAATCAGAGATGTGTTTTTGAGACATAGTGATCCGATAGTATCCT
The window above is part of the Triticum aestivum cultivar Chinese Spring chromosome 2A, IWGSC CS RefSeq v2.1, whole genome shotgun sequence genome. Proteins encoded here:
- the LOC123187881 gene encoding apoptotic chromatin condensation inducer in the nucleus → MTTYPVLNDQPIDQWNFAELKDELSRRNLPTDGLKDDLVKRLFEELQGDILGGEGPVGGSPPDDDLKEDETPGSADASVCQAAVEQNVDEGPSQVATLEGYPVGSVTEASEKGADATTEVIQDALVSTEEVSQTTLVAEVSEKSADATTEVSQNAVVSTEEDSQTTLVAEASEKSADATTEVSQDAVVSNEEVSQTTLVAATEVSDAPLVDMAKADEISPSDAVATNGDHLESAPSGSNIVKEASPQADRHSEIIAEKAPEEGTIKKVIANYLPCDVASTDVKLDATSAKDKLDADIVEQDAVSSPPDASASHVDPLDVDAVAAAPGQNAETLIPVIDLSDNALMNGKDLEDSGRTNSTCKPTVAGTNDQVTEVNPVLGSQIKCVPIPHDNISTNVKGDLNADNSDLEIEVKRDMVKPPCNIPSVGDDLQALDDDKELSKNGTPLQEIESKSNMILDKKEDSPDGAFPEKLNLDRSSIEEDVMESKHVDTIIRSDDLGGKTAVTSDHEEVKEVILFNTVANDSSVETMDIVHEEKLVTSSEKRKLEDQEVVADEPIKRQRHVDTLKIPKQQTSKLSSSDSPKVVVRPALKHFVGRSNSTASGGSHKERIVPLPQKPATTSLRVDRFVRPFTLKAVQELLGRTGSVCSFWMDDIKTHCYVTYSSVDEAIATRNAVYNLQWPLNNGSYLAAEFVDPLEVKLKIEHPPPLPLPTSLGKDTTPNAAAIQQAEANQTMLHRGAGAAWGLSPTPQPHTKLYTTSNPRSEREVLPPSPKQPETTIKTLDDLFRRTQASPMIYYLPLSEEEVAAKLAARRRRNWRR
- the LOC123187883 gene encoding 50S ribosomal protein L7/L12; this translates as MPLFSSKFAPLIPRLRRLSTAAATAGGEDPKLSRIADELLALSSAELDDYSALMRLKLRLSLTSNPAAGLGPGTAGDAASGSAGAEEAAAVKTAFDVKIEKYDAAAKIKIIKEVRAMTDLGLKEAKELVEKAPVVVRAGLPKEEAEALAAKLKAAGAAVALE